One Megachile rotundata isolate GNS110a chromosome 5, iyMegRotu1, whole genome shotgun sequence genomic region harbors:
- the Def1 gene encoding defensin 1, protein MNRKIMSYDRNCAHICLGVHRNVIIRKVSRRRFVYKASEQRSIISHFTDYSKVTSTVPPQVSSRTSTKMVKIYFLAALVLMTLAAIMAAPVENEYEVFVPEVEERADRHRRVTCDLLSFGGVVGDSACAANCLSMGKAGGRCEGGVCLCRKTNFKDLWDKRFG, encoded by the exons ATGAACCGGAAAATCATGTCCTATGACCGCAACTGTGCACATATTTGCTTGGGGGTTCACCGAAACGTTATCATACGCAAAGTCAGCAGGAGAAGATTTGTATATAAAGCGTCCGAACAACGATCCATCATCAGTCACTTCACAGACTATTCTAAGGTAACTTCGACGGTTCCTCCACAAGTCTCCTCGAGAACTTCAACCAAAATGGTCAAGATCTACTTCCTCGCCGCTCTGGTTCTTATGACCCTTGCCGCCATTATGGCTGCACCAGTtg AAAATGAATATGAAGTCTTTGTGCCAGAAGTTGAAGAACGTGCTGACAGGCACAGAAGAGTGACCTGTGACTTGCTCTCCTTCGGAGGAGTCGTCGGAGACAGTGCTTGTGCTGCAAATTGTTTGAGCATGGGCAAAGCTGGAGGTCGTTGCGAAGGTGGAGTCTGCCTTTGCCGCAa AACCAACTTCAAGGACCTTTGGGACAAACGCTTCGgctaa